Below is a genomic region from Lepidochelys kempii isolate rLepKem1 chromosome 5, rLepKem1.hap2, whole genome shotgun sequence.
ggagtcccagaatcgcaaaagagctccagcatggaccgaacgggaggtacgggatctgatcgctgtatggggagaggaatccgtgctatcagaactccgttccagttttcgaaatgccaaaacctttgtgaaaatctcccagggcatgaaggacagaggccataacagggacccgaagcagtgccacgtgaaactgaaggagctgaggcaagcctaccagaaaaccagagaggcgaacagccactctgggtcagagccccaaacatgccgcttctatgatgagctgcatgccattttagggggttcagccaccactaccccagccgtgttgtttgactccttcaatggagatggaggcaatacggaagtaggttttggggatgaagaagatgatgatgaggaggaggttgtagatagctcacagcaagcaagcggagaaaccggttttcccgacagccaggaactgtttctcaccctagacctggagccagtaccccccgaacccacccaaggctgcctcctggacccagcaggcggagaagggacctctggtgagtgtaccttttaaaatgctatacatggtttaaaagcaagcatgtgaaaggattactttgccctggcatttgcggttctcctagatgtagtcctaaagcctttgcaaaaggtttctggggagggcagccttatttcgtccttcatggtaggacactttaccactccaggccagtaacacgtactcgggaatcactgtagaacaaagcattgcagtgtatgtttgctggcattcaaccaaaatccattctttatctctctgtgttatcctcaggagagtgagatataattcatggtcacctggttgaaatagagtgctttccttcaggggacactcagaggagcccattcctgctgggctgtttgcctgtggctaaacataaatgttccccgctgtcagccacagggaggggggaaggttgagggggtagtcacgcggtgggaggaggcaaaatgcaaccttgtaacgaaagcacatgtgctatgtatgtaatgttaacagcaaggtttaccctgaaagagtgtagcgactgttttataaaatgtgtctttttaaataccgctgtcccttttttttctccaccagctgcatgtgtttcaatgatcacaggatcttctccttcccagaggctagtgaagcttagaaagaaaaaaaaaaatgcactcgcgatgaaatgttctccgagctcatgctgtcctcccacactgacagagcacagacgaatgcgtggaggcaaataatgtcagagtgcaggaaagcacaaaatgaccgggaggagaggtggagggctgaagagagtaagtggcgggctgaagacagggctgaagctcaaatgtggcagcagcgtgatgagaggaggcaggattcaatgctgaggctgctggaggaccaaaccagtatgctccagtgtatggttgagctgcagcaaaggcagctggagcacagactgccactgctgcccctctgtaaccaaccgccctcctccccaagttccatagcctccacacccagacgcccaagaacgcggtgggggggcctccggccaaccagccactccaccacagaggattgcccccaaaaaagaaggctgtcattcaataaattttaaagttgtaaacttttaaagtgctgtgcttaaagtgctgtgtggcattttccttccctcctccaccacccctcctgggctaccttggtagtcatctccctatttgtgtgatgaatgaataacgaatgcatgactgtgaagcagcaatgactttattgcctctgcaagcaatgattaaagggaggaggggagggtggttagcttacagggaagtagagtgaaccaaggggcggggggtttcatcaaggagaaacaaacagaactttcacaccgtagcctggccagtcatgaaactggttttcaaagcttctctgatgcgtaccgcgccctcctgtgctcttctaaccgccctggtgtctggctgcgcgtaaccagcagctaggcgatttgcctcaacctcccaccccgccataaacgtctcccccttactctcacagatattgtggagcacacagcaagcagtaataacagtgggaatattggtttcactgaggtctaagcgagtcagtaaactgcgccagcgcgcctttgaacgtccaaatgcacattctaccaccattctgcacttgctcagcctgtagttgaacagctcctgactactgtccaggctgtctgtgtacggcttcatgagccatggcattaaggggtaggctgggtccccaaggatacatataggcatttcaacatccccaacagttattttctggtctgggaataaagtcccttcctgcagcttttgaaacaggccagagttcctgaagatgcgagcatcatgcacctttcccggccatcccacgttgatgttggtgaaacgtcccttgtgatccaccagagcttgcagcactatcgaaaagtaccccttgcggtttatgtactcggcggcttggtgctccggtgccaagatagggatatgggttccgtctatagccccaccacagttagggaatcccattgcagcaaagccatccactatgacctgcacatttcccagggtcactacccttgatatcagcagatctttgattgcgtgagctacttgcatcacagcagcccccacagtagatttgcccactccaaattgattcccaactgaccggtagctgtctggcgttgcaagcttccacagggctatcgccactcgcttctcaactgtgagggctgctctcatcttggtattcatgcgcttcagggcaggggaaagcaagtcacaaagttccatgaaagtgcccctacgcatgcgaaagtttcgcagccactgggaatcgtcccagacctgcaacactatgcggtcccaccagtctgtgcttgtttcccgagcccagaatcggcgttccacagcatgaacctgccccattagcaccatgatgcatgcattgtcagggcccatgctttcagagaaatctgtgtccatgtcctgatcactcacgggaccgcgctgacgtcgcctcctcgcccggtatcgcgttgccatgttctggtgctgcatatactgctggataatgcgtgtggtggttaatgtgctcctaattgccaaagtgagctgagcggcctccatgcttgccttggtatggcgtccgcacagaaaaaaggcgcggaacgattgtctgccgttgctctgacggagggaggggagactgacgacacggcttacagagttggcttcagggagctaaaatcaacaaagggtgtgcctgtacatcaaggagtatttcaggcaggactgcacggagggttccaataagaaatggtgcacctaagttatcgttgttattggaacaaggaggttagcctggcctctgattgatacatggctagatttacctcgctgcaccttctctgtgagtgactgcagtgtgatctagacaggggaggaggcaaatgagtacaaaacaaatctggtctatttcttgttctgacccactccatctatcttttacatctttggctggcagcagacggtgcagaaggactgcatgccatccacatctcatggctgctcggcagaagatggtacagtacgactgctagcaatcctcatctcttgcctgcctggcagaagatggtacagtacgactgctagcagtccgtatcgcctgcccgctcaccataagactgttcaataggactgcaggactaaagagaatgacctgctcaagtcactccaaatttagtccctgcgcccatgtctgcccaggcgctcccagccgacgtggccaggagcacctcggacacgacgaggacgactaccagtcgtattgcaccgtctgctgccagaaggcaatgggttgctgctactgtgcagcaaagccgtaccacgtctgccagcacccaggagacatagggtgacggttacctgagcgggctccatgcttgccgtggtatggcgtctgcacaggtaactcatgaaaaaaggcgcaaaatgattgtctgcccttgctttcacggagggaggaagggaacgggggcctgacgacacgtacccagaaccacccgcgacaatgttttagccccatcagagtgctccattgtgactgctctggacagcactctcagatgcccgattgtttgccattgctctgacgctgggaggggcgcttacagggttggcttcagggagctaaaaatcaacaaagggggtggctttacatcaaggagtatttcaggcaggacttcatggagggttccaataagaaatggtgcacctaagttattgtccttattggaacaagaaggttagcctggcctctgattgatacatggctagatttacctcgctgcaccttcgctgtaagtgactgcagtgtgatctagaagaatgagtcccctagacaggggagggggggaagcaaatgagtacaaaacaaatctggtctatttcttgttttgatccactccatctatcttttacatctttggctggcagcagacggtgcagaaggactgcatgccatccacatctcatggctgctcggcagaagatggtacagtacgactgctagcagtctgtatcgcctgcccgctcaccataagacggttcaataggactgactgcaggactaaagagaatgacctgctcaagtcactccaaatttagtccctgcgcccatgtctgcccaggcgctcctgatcgacctcacataggcgaccaggagcacctcagacatgacgatgacggctaccagtcgtactgtaccatctgctgccacaaggcaaggggttgctgctactgtgtagcaatgccgtaccgcatctgccagcacccaggagacatagggtgacggttacctgagcgggctccatgcttgccgtggtatggcgtctgcacaggtaactcaggaaaaaaggcgcgaaatgattgtctgcccttgctttcacggggggagggagtgaacgggggcctgacgatatgtacccagaaccacccgcgacaatgttttagccccatcaggcattgggatctcaacccagaattccaatgggcagcagagactgcgggaactgtgggatagctacccacagtgcaacactccggaagtcgactctagcctcggtactgtggaagcgctccgccgagttaatgcacttaatgcacttagagcattttctgtggggacacacacactcgaatatataaaaccgatttctaaaaaaccgacttctataaattcgacctaatttcgtagtgtagacatagcctataaCACTCAGAAAATCCCATAGCTGCGGTTATGTTAGGGTAGCCATATCCTGCTGTTGAACCAGTTGCTTTTTGATTAAAATAGGGACAGATGCTTCCCTTCTTCAGAAGAAAAGGAATAGCAAACCCTTTTCATGGAGTTGGAACTTCATGCTCCCCTCAAAGGGAAGAGGGCTTGGGCTAACATTTTCCAAGCATCTAAAGAACAGCAGCCTGCTGAGCACATGCAACTGCCCTGACTCCAATGGGAGGTTTAGAATTTTACTCTTTgtttacaacacacacacaaattcaacaGGGAAAGCAGAGCACAAGCAAGTGGATCTTCAGTCATCCAGGGCATGACATTTCCTTCCACACTATTCTCTGAGGAGTCCATGCTCTATTAAAGCAACACTCTTCCCACAACAGtgtacccccaccccctttgcttCAGTGGCATCATTCTTAATCTATGTTATGTGTGAGAACAAGGCCCTCCATGTGTAACATGGATCTAGTACTATTTAGCCAAGATTGTAAAACACCTGGAGATCCTGGGAtaaaaggtgctgtataaatacaaGGTATTAGTACAGCAACAGTAGCAAATTGtgctaaactgcatcagcacatgtgaccattgatttcaattatcgTTACCAGTGGGTGAAAAACTGTCTTCAAAGGCAATAGACAATATGTGGATTTGTGGCTTTCTGCTTATATACAGATACTGTAACCATGGCCAGAGCAGTGAACGGTTTGTTGCTAGTTGAGTAGCACATTGAAgtcacaggccaaattctgccctgaattACATCCCATACAAACAGTGAGATCCCTTGTGGTGAATTATGGAAGAATTCAGCCCAGGGTGTTTTGTTCATATCAAGAAGAAGTGGTGATCTCTTAAGACGAGGGAAATAAAATGCCCTTCTTCCAAGAATTGgctgaaaggaaaataaagattttttttttgtataatatATCAACATAGACAGATGCGGTGGCACAAATAAGAAATAAATGTGTATTATCTGCATTGTTCACAGTACAGAGGACTGCCTAATCTACCAGCAGTAAAtgatagggccaaatcctgtgcaTACTACTCACTTAAGCAGTCATGTTGAGTCAATTCCACTTACATTAGTCAGAATCTAGAGcaactctggatttacaccattaTTATAGAACAGAATTTCATCAGCTGACTAATGGTGAATGGGCAGaacaaaaatcaaatgcaatCACTAGTAATTTGTATTGTACTATATAAAGCAGTTgggtatattttaatttaaaacatgtaTACAGTTATGCCATAccaatattttgcttttgttgaTGTAACAAAGGAGTGTTTCCAGTATCCTTTGCAAGAAACATTAGCTATGAGTCATTTTTACACATCAGAAGATAGTAGACACAGTGCAATACCACCTGCCACAAAGAACATATGGGATAAGGCCACTTTTGAGGTCAATATTAGACAGCCAGATTGTTCTTGAGATTGTAGATGACTGAACTAAGGGAGACCGCATCTTTGACAAAGCACTCCAATCAGATAGCAAGTCAGAAAACTATGAGTTAATGTGTAGATAACCATTTTGCCCTAATAGTTCAACGAGTAGAAAAGGGAGTCTGCTGGTGATCACCACCTTGCAATGAGACAAGAAATAAATGTAGAAATGTAGTGGAGTCTTTTAGAAGATAGACATTATATGTCTATGTTATTGAACATACAATTCCTTTAAGAAGTCATTGGGCCTGAAATTCTACTGGCTTGCAGTCATTTACCCTTGGGCAAAAGGAGTGTAAAAAAAGCCACCATTCAGATTTACATCCATAGGAATGAAACTTAAATTAGCAAAGTTCAAGTTAAAATAGAAGCAAACTGGTCTCAGTGCAAGCTACCTGGTGGATGCAAGCTAACTTCAGAACCATCCCAGAGGAGGTCATTACTGGTAGTCCAGTTCCCCCATATCCAGAGGGCAGCTTTCCTCTAGATGTTCCTTAGCTGCCAGTTGGCAGTCTTTTCCAACTTTGGGGAACCTGgactttaactaaaaaaaagtgaacagtggAGGTCAGCTATACTCATTCAGAACAACTCCAAGGTAATGAAATGAAACTTCAATTGCCTTGGATTCTGGTTATTAAGTCTATACGATAATACTCAGTGCACAGTGATTGCTTGAAACCTTTCAGAAATTTGCACTGATGTTTTATTCCAGGGTGAAGATGCACATTTAATTAATTCTGGTTTCCCCATGAGATATTTTGGCATGCATCTTCCCTTCACATGGTGCTCTGGTACATTTTCAGAGCATGTATTTGTCTGTTCAATGCATCTACCATTGCTATGTATAAGATATTAAAGTTATAAATACTCAGTACACACTGAAATATGGAACACTAGCCAATTTGCCGATCGGTGCTGTAGCCTATAACTAAAAAGCTGCCAAATcagattaataaaataattaaagtttGATAAGTTAATTTTCCCCCAGAGTCTTTATTTTGTCATCAGGTAATTTCCACTTTAAGCACAATACCCCTGCTGTCATTGGtgacattttccagttttcaaaatccTCATGCTGGATAAAGTCACTGTTATTGTTAATACAGTACAAAAGCTTAAGTCACTACTTCACACTCTTTCAGGTTGCTCAACCCAGTGTATTCTTGCTAATGCTGTATTCTGCATTCAAATCATGAATGTGTGCTCTTCACAAGAAAACAAAACTGCATAGATCAAGAGCTCCATAGAACTGGACATAGCCATAACTAGCAAGCTGTCCGAGAAGATGGATCAACCTGAATTCAAGTGGCCTTGTTTTCAAACCAAAGAGGAaagtgataaaaataaataaatacaaatgagAAAAGTAAAATAGCAGTGGAATCAAGTACTCTTCCCTCAGATTTATTTTGGATAGAGAGAACTCAGAGTCTGTTATATTTCTTACAGTTTaaactgtcacacacacactactcAGGTCTAACTGGTTTAGTTTATTCATATTTCCAATTTATGGATAAATTATGACTGAGAGCAATTTAGGAAGGGAACATCTCGTGCACCTCAACAGCAGCGCGGGGAGGCATGAAGCCTGTGGAAGTCAATGCCTATAGGGGTGCCTCTTGACCATAAACAGCAACAGAATGTCTTGCTAAAGATACAGGAAAGATGTAACCTGCTCTAGCTCATCTGTCCCACTGTGCGTAACTGCTAGCACTTGGCTGTGAGCAGAGGCTTGGAAAACCCATCCTTCCTCAGCTCTGATATTTGCCTTCAGGTGCCAATTAGTACAGTGGGCAGCACTAGATTATCCTTGCCATTAGTCAGTGCTCCTAACCCATGATGGCTGCCTCCAGAGCAGGTTTGCTGAGAAGGTAGGGGCGGGCTCTTCCAATAATGCCCTCTACCTCCTCAAGAGCACCAGTGTGAAGCCAGCTATAAATTGGCCCTTAGATACCAggtcctcagcttgtgtaaactggcatagctgggttgaaatcaatggacttaCCCCAATATACACAAGCTGACAATTAGCCCCCTAACGTTTGGATGACACAAGAGAGAATTTTTGCAACTGGCAATTAAGCTTTCAATACATTAGACTTAATTCTCTCCCTCAGTAAGTGCATAATGCTCTCATTGTTAAAGAGTCCCACGCAAATGCACTGACTAAATCAATATTCTAAAAGGATATATTCTCCAGACAGAGGaggctaaattttcaaagaaaGGCAGCTGACATATTGCAGAAAATGGGTAAATCGTGAATGCAGTTGGCAGAATAAGTGCATTCATGCCAACCTGAACATTTTCAACAGGTAAGGAGTTGAGAACACAAGATCTAGCGTGTGCCTAAACAAGACACTCCAATAAGTAGTCGGGCCTGGTAAAAGGCCATGTGTTTCAAGTGTGAGTGCATTTTCAGCCAATTGAGAAGCACAATGTGGTAGATCATGTTAAAATACTCACGAATTATTGAAGAGTGCTTTGTGATGTTTTACTCCACATTCCCGATAAATCAAATTACTGAAAGGATGTATTTGGTTGGGAACATATTTGATGATTATtttgctttcttccttttgtaCTTAAAATGTGCAAGTGTCTAACACAACACTCCCCCGCCCCAACTAATCATTGAAGAATATGTGAAACAAAAGTGAAGTAAAAATCAAATCTAGTAAACAGTTGtgataaaaacatttcatttacttACACATATAATATTCAGTCAGATAACTTAATCACTTATTGGAAAGCGAA
It encodes:
- the LOC140912128 gene encoding uncharacterized protein, whose amino-acid sequence is MQSSSAQVTMMESQNRKRAPAWTEREVRDLIAVWGEESVLSELRSSFRNAKTFVKISQGMKDRGHNRDPKQCHVKLKELRQAYQKTREANSHSGSEPQTCRFYDELHAILGGSATTTPAVLFDSFNGDGGNTEVGFGDEEDDDEEEVVDSSQQASGETGFPDSQELFLTLDLEPVPPEPTQGCLLDPAGGEGTSAACVSMITGSSPSQRLVKLRKKKKNALAMKCSPSSCCPPTLTEHRRMRGGK